A genomic stretch from Edaphobacter aggregans includes:
- a CDS encoding diguanylate cyclase has product MSSPRRPRNSRSSKLRHVLLQKMLLLLLFGLLASTSRAQQFTFRHYGQNEGLRNLDVFKIVQDKEGLLWIATENGLFRYDGSEFHRFTAADGIEESLVLSLALDSSGRIWTTTNDHLYYFDGTRFQSVPTGSHPMQFAAVQRLATLGSRHVLFLDRGTLMQVQQNASQLWTAAPYFTPQQTATHPELSQLHSIMATSAGTLWLGCGHRICRVKDGQLTILGSQQDLPDESWTYLYLDRHGWLWARSPQHIRVLAPDATRFAARDIAPNGLSIYSGAGLLTFTEDAHGDLLTQTDTGIARWNGTGWRTFDRSNGLAFDAISTILSDQQGSIWISTRGHGIYRWLGYDQVENWTTDQGLRSDIVWPILRDRESRVWIADQLQLSQLDNIAHQITVPPALAATALPHATGLTQTPDGALWILHIAGDLLRYDPSRQRITFRTKIPTSARLFQDSAHRIWFLTREGLYVVREPGPHPTVEKLTDPLISTDAFADAAEDASHNLWFLADNHLYRLADGRFEEISIDRRYTRGQMRNIAVASDGTLWIGGGLSALLHLRVQGAQASILNTVSTPDLVSTDVQIVRFDHRGWLWIGTDLGVNVFDGSRWRLLTEQDGLISNDTDEGAFFADHDGSIWIGVNGGAIHLLHPEQLFSPAPLTVQLKSATLGDRAFHLTGSRNVWRWRDVPLDITFTSLNFDRDGSLLFRYRLLGLESEWTQTPGRHLHYAAMPPGDYRFEVQAVDPAHQKQSQTASFAFTIRPPWWRTTYFYFFLAVLFTSLSVLVWYWRERALIRRQQILRKLVAQRTLELEAEKAELLATREELRRQATRDALTGIWNRSAILDVLERELDRTRREGSHLAVVLADIDHFKRINDTHGHLAGDSVLRDAAQRMLESVRPYDFVGRYGGEEFLMVLPGLHPQDPCPRLTELQQTISDRPFQYLDKSLQVTSSFGVVWMDSPSTTVEDMIRCADQALYEAKAAGRDRIIYYTHPTTNDVPTR; this is encoded by the coding sequence TTGAGCAGTCCGCGAAGACCCCGAAACAGTCGAAGCTCAAAACTCCGCCACGTACTCCTGCAAAAGATGCTCCTCCTGCTTCTGTTCGGCCTTCTCGCATCCACCTCCCGAGCACAGCAGTTCACCTTCCGTCACTACGGCCAGAACGAAGGTCTCCGCAACCTCGACGTCTTCAAAATTGTTCAGGACAAGGAAGGCCTCCTCTGGATCGCCACCGAAAACGGTCTCTTCCGTTACGACGGCTCTGAGTTTCACCGCTTCACCGCTGCCGACGGCATCGAGGAATCCCTCGTCCTCTCCCTCGCCCTCGACTCCTCTGGCCGCATCTGGACCACCACCAACGACCATCTCTACTACTTCGATGGCACCCGCTTCCAATCCGTCCCGACCGGCTCCCACCCTATGCAGTTCGCAGCCGTCCAGCGCCTCGCAACCCTTGGTTCCCGACACGTCCTCTTCCTTGATCGGGGAACCCTCATGCAGGTCCAGCAAAACGCCTCCCAGCTCTGGACCGCTGCGCCCTACTTCACGCCCCAGCAGACCGCCACCCACCCCGAGCTCTCCCAACTCCACAGCATCATGGCCACCTCCGCCGGCACACTCTGGCTAGGCTGCGGCCATCGCATCTGCCGCGTCAAAGACGGCCAACTCACCATCCTCGGCTCCCAGCAAGACCTCCCCGACGAGTCCTGGACCTACCTTTACCTCGACCGCCACGGCTGGCTCTGGGCCCGCAGCCCTCAGCACATCCGTGTCCTCGCTCCCGATGCCACCCGCTTTGCCGCTCGCGACATCGCCCCCAACGGCCTCTCGATCTATTCCGGAGCAGGCCTCCTCACCTTCACCGAAGACGCCCACGGCGACCTCCTCACCCAAACCGACACCGGCATCGCCCGCTGGAACGGCACCGGCTGGCGCACCTTCGACCGCAGCAACGGCCTCGCCTTCGACGCCATCAGCACCATCCTCTCCGACCAGCAAGGCTCAATCTGGATCAGCACCCGAGGCCACGGTATCTATCGGTGGCTTGGCTACGACCAGGTTGAAAACTGGACGACCGATCAGGGCCTGCGCAGCGACATCGTCTGGCCCATCCTGCGCGATCGCGAATCCCGCGTCTGGATCGCTGACCAGCTCCAGCTGTCGCAACTCGACAACATAGCCCACCAAATCACAGTCCCACCAGCACTCGCCGCTACCGCTCTCCCACACGCAACCGGCCTCACCCAAACCCCCGACGGAGCTCTCTGGATACTCCACATAGCCGGTGATCTTCTCCGTTACGACCCCTCCCGTCAGCGCATCACCTTTCGCACCAAAATTCCCACCTCCGCCCGCCTCTTTCAGGACTCCGCCCACCGCATCTGGTTCCTCACTCGCGAAGGACTCTACGTCGTCCGAGAGCCGGGCCCCCATCCCACGGTAGAAAAACTCACCGACCCCCTCATCTCAACCGACGCCTTCGCCGACGCCGCCGAAGACGCCTCCCACAACCTCTGGTTCCTGGCCGACAATCACCTCTACCGCCTCGCAGACGGCCGCTTCGAGGAAATATCCATTGACCGCCGTTACACCCGTGGCCAGATGCGTAACATCGCCGTCGCCTCCGACGGCACCCTCTGGATTGGCGGTGGCCTCTCCGCTCTCCTCCATCTTCGCGTGCAGGGAGCCCAGGCCAGCATCCTCAACACCGTCTCGACCCCAGATCTCGTCTCCACCGACGTTCAGATCGTCCGTTTCGATCATCGCGGTTGGCTCTGGATCGGCACCGACCTCGGCGTCAATGTCTTCGACGGCTCGCGCTGGCGTCTCCTCACCGAGCAAGACGGCCTCATCTCCAACGATACCGACGAGGGAGCCTTCTTCGCCGACCATGACGGCTCCATATGGATCGGCGTCAACGGCGGAGCTATCCATCTCCTCCACCCCGAACAACTCTTCTCCCCAGCTCCCCTCACCGTCCAGCTCAAATCTGCCACCCTCGGCGACCGTGCCTTCCATCTCACCGGCAGCCGCAACGTCTGGCGGTGGCGCGACGTCCCTCTCGACATCACCTTCACCTCACTCAACTTCGACCGCGACGGCTCTCTGCTCTTCCGCTACCGACTCCTCGGTCTCGAATCCGAGTGGACCCAAACCCCCGGCCGCCATCTCCATTACGCTGCCATGCCCCCCGGCGACTATCGCTTCGAAGTACAAGCCGTAGACCCCGCCCACCAGAAGCAATCACAGACCGCCTCCTTCGCCTTCACCATCCGCCCACCATGGTGGCGCACCACGTACTTCTACTTCTTCCTCGCCGTCCTCTTCACCTCGCTCTCAGTCCTCGTCTGGTACTGGCGTGAACGGGCACTCATTCGCAGACAGCAGATCCTCCGCAAGCTAGTCGCCCAGCGCACCCTTGAGCTAGAGGCCGAAAAAGCCGAGCTGCTAGCCACCCGCGAAGAGCTCCGCCGCCAAGCTACCCGCGACGCTCTCACCGGCATCTGGAACCGCTCCGCCATCCTCGACGTCCTCGAGCGCGAACTCGACCGCACCCGCCGCGAAGGCAGCCACCTCGCCGTCGTCCTCGCCGACATCGACCACTTCAAGCGCATCAACGACACCCACGGCCACCTGGCAGGCGACTCCGTCCTCCGCGACGCCGCCCAGCGCATGCTCGAAAGCGTCCGTCCCTACGACTTCGTAGGCCGCTACGGCGGCGAGGAGTTCCTCATGGTCCTCCCTGGCCTCCACCCCCAAGACCCCTGCCCTCGCCTCACTGAACTCCAGCAAACCATATCTGACAGGCCATTCCAATACCTGGACAAGTCCCTCCAGGTCACCTCCAGCTTCGGCGTAGTCTGGATGGACTCACCCTCCACCACCGTCGAAGACATGATCCGCTGTGCCGACCAGGCCCTCTACGAAGCCAAAGCCGCCGGTCGCGACCGCATCATCTACTACACCCACCCCACAACCAACGACGTCCCTACCCGCTAA